The Bacillota bacterium genomic interval TCTCCACTTGTCCATACTCCTGAACTGCCTGCCAATCCATATTGACAAGGGCTGTACTCAACTCCGGAGACAGATCGGCAACTTCACCGACGGCAGAGGCCAATCGGTCCTTGGCGGAACTGGCGAGACTTGCCCAATCTCGGGACAAGACGGCCTCAGCTTCCCAGGGGGCCAGCTGCATCGCCGTCAGACGGTCATACGCGCTGTACTGCAATCCTTGGGCTACCTTACCCCAATCTCCGCTCAAGACCGCCTGGATCTGGGTAGGAGTAAAGAGTTCCTGCGTCAGTTCCACGGCTGCATCGGTAACGGAATCGATGAGGTTGACCTGACCCCTGTCCAGTTGGGCTTGCTCCGTCGCCGGTGCCTCTACTTCACGACCTTCGGCAATGACGTAGGCGGTTTCCGCTCGAGTTGCCTTGGCGTTGGGTTTGAACTCAGGGAAGAAGTGTTCCGGGAGTAGGCCCAACTTCTCGGCGGCAAGGATATCTTCCGCGGCCCAAAATTCCGGTGTCACGTCAGAGAACTCTGGGGTCTCGGATAGGTCTAGCCCCTCAAGTTTGCCCTCTTGCTCCAGGGTCTTGGTCACCATGGACACCATTTCCGCTCGGGTAATGGCGACATCGGGGCGGAAGGTGCCATCGGTGTAACCAGCGGTCAAGTCGTTGCTGGTGACGGCATCCACATAGTACTTGGCCCAGTGTCCCTTGGTATCAGGGAAGGTACGGGATTCCTTGGCCTCAAGGTCATAGGCTTTAGTGAGCAGCTTGGCAAATTCGCCCCTGGTGACAGTATTGTCGGGTCTAAAAGCTTTGTCGGGATATCCGGAAATGATTTCATCGTGAACAAGATCTTCAATTTGGGGCTTTGCCCAGGACTGTGCAATGTCGGTGAGATCAGCGGCCATCGCGCCCAGGGCAGAACCAACCAAGATGACGGTGATGCCCAAGGCGATCATTAGCAATTGTTTTGTTTTCACTGCAGTCCTCCTCCCTTCTAAATCCGATAATTCCGGCTCTTACATGATATCATCGTCAGGAAGGGGAATCAGTAATGGCTTTTTGCCTGTCAAGGCAAGGACAGACATCCCGGGACAAGCTTGCCTTGGCAGGAGTGGACTAGCTAATCTGGAATGAAGTAGGATATGAATCCTGCAATGGCTTAAGCTAACGCTAGAGTCTGTTCTTGGGTTCAGTTATGGGGTGATATAATGACGAATCAAAGGAAAAAGGCCCTGTTGGTGGACGGTCATAGTCTGCTGCATCGCGCCTTTTACGCTTTGCCCACCTTGACTTCCAGTCAAGGTGAGTACACCAACGCAATCCTGGGCTTTACCATGATGCTGATGCGGTTGATTGAGGACGAAGAACCAGATTTCTTGGCCGTGGCCTTTGACGAAGCCGCGCCCACCTTCCGCCATCGCCAATTTGATGATTACAAGGCCCACCGTAAGCCCATGCCTGAGGAGCTCCGGCCCCAGGTAGATGGAGTGAGGGAAGTGGTGGATGGCTTTAACATACCGATTCTGTCCCTGGCCGGCTATGAAGCCGATGACGTCATTGGGACCGCAGCGGTGAAGGCCGAAGCAGCGGGGTACTTGACCTACATCGTTACCGGAGATCGCGATAGCCTGCAGTTGGTCAACGAGAACATCCATGCCCTGATCACCCGCCGGGGAATTCGAGATCTGGAGCACTATGACCCGCAGAAGGTGGTGGAGGAGTACGGGGTGACTCCCGCCCAGTTTGCGGAGTTAAAGGGATTGATGGGGGACAAGTCCGACAACATCCCCGGTGTTCCCGGAATTGGCCCGAAGACAGCAGCGAGACTGCTTCAGAGCTACGGTTCCATCGGCGGTATCTACGAGCACATCGATGACCTAAAGGGTAAGCAGAGGGAAAATCTCATCACCCACAAGGAGCAAGCCCAGCTGAGCCTCCAGTTGGCTATCATTGACTGTGATGTGCCCATTGACATCGACTTCTCCCGCTATCGGGCCAATGACTGGAACCTAGAGAAATTGCGGGATCTTTTTGTGCGGTATGAGTTTCGGCAGCTCCTGGACAAACTGGTAGCTAAGTTTCCCAATGAGGGGTTGGATCCAAGGACCCAGGAACCAGCGGTCGGTGAGAGCGATGATAGTGCCCAGTTATCCCTGGGTTTTGGGGAGGAAGAGGTCGCCTGGAAGTTTGAGGTTGCCAGCAGTCTTGAGGCTGCCAGGAATCTACTGGACAAGGTTGGTACCACCAAGGAGTTGTTGATCGATCTCTATCTCGATGGTGCCGATGCCATGTCTGGACAGGTATCGGCCATTGCCCTGGGGGTGGCTGGCGAAAGTATCCTTGTTTGCTTGGATAACAAGTTGCAGTCTAACTACAACTTGCCTGAAGGGGATTTAGTCCAGCTCCTGGAACCAGTGCTGGTCGATGAGTCCGTCACCAAGGTGGGATATGACCTCAAGCCCTTGGCAGTATGGTGCTTGCGGGTCGGTGGTTTTACACCCCAGGGGCTTTTTGATACTGCCTTAGCGGGGTACTTGTGTAACCCCTCCCAATCCTCCAAACAATTGGAGGACCTGGTGATGCAGTATTTCGATGAGTACGTGCCGCCCTTGACGGAGCTCACCGGTACCGGAGCCAGGGCCAAGGCCTTTGCTGACCTAGACCCCAGTCAATTGGCGGAGTTTGCCCTGCGCAGGCTAAAACACCTGACGCTTTTGCAGGAGCGATTGACGGACCAACTGACGCAAGATGACCTCCTGGAGTTGTTTGCCCAGTTGGAAACGCCGCTGATTTCCGTCTTGGCGAAGATGGAATGGCGAGGCGTGAGGGTTAACACCGAGGAATTGAAGTTTATTTCCGCAGAGTTTGGCCAGCGAGTAGAGCAGCTAACGGAGGAGATCTATCAGCTGGCGGGGGAGGAGTTTAATATCAACTCTCCTAAACAGCTGGGTCAGATCCTCTTCGACAAGCTGGGGTTACCGGTCTTGAAGAAGACTAAGTCAGGGCCATCAACCAGCGCAGAAGTGTTGGAACAGCTGGCAGAAGAGAATGAGATTGTAGCTAAGATCCTGGATTACCGACAGCTGGTGAAGCTCAAGAGCACCTATGTCGATGCCCTGGGACCCTTGGTCAACCCCCGTACCGGTCGCATCCACACCTCCTTTAATCAGATGGTTACGGCCACGGGGCGGCTGTCCAGCACCAACCCTAACCTGCAGAATATTCCCGTGCGTACTGAGGAAGGCCGGAGGATCAGGGCTGCCTTCACACCGGGCGGCGATGATTTAGTTATCCTCTCGGCGGACTACTCGCAAATCGAATTGCGGGTGTTGGCCCATATGAGCGGCGATGATAGTCTGATCGACGCCTTTATCAACGGACAGGACATCCACACCCGCACCGCGGCGGAGGTCTTTGGTTTGGAGCTTGACGAGGTTACCCCCAGGGAGCGGGAGGCTGCCAAGGCCATTAACTTCGGGATTGTCTATGGAATCAGCAGTTTTGGCTTGGCCAAGGGTACTGGCCTTTCCAGGCAGGAAGCCCAGCGGTACATTGACAGCTACTTTGACCGGTATCCCGGTGTCAAACACTATCTTGATTGGACGGTGGCAGAGGCTAGGGCCAAGGGATATGTGACCACCCTCTTTAATCGCCGACGATACTTGCCGGACATCACCAGTCGCAACTGGGCCCGCAGAAGTTTCGCTGAGCGTACGGCAATGA includes:
- the polA gene encoding DNA polymerase I — translated: MTNQRKKALLVDGHSLLHRAFYALPTLTSSQGEYTNAILGFTMMLMRLIEDEEPDFLAVAFDEAAPTFRHRQFDDYKAHRKPMPEELRPQVDGVREVVDGFNIPILSLAGYEADDVIGTAAVKAEAAGYLTYIVTGDRDSLQLVNENIHALITRRGIRDLEHYDPQKVVEEYGVTPAQFAELKGLMGDKSDNIPGVPGIGPKTAARLLQSYGSIGGIYEHIDDLKGKQRENLITHKEQAQLSLQLAIIDCDVPIDIDFSRYRANDWNLEKLRDLFVRYEFRQLLDKLVAKFPNEGLDPRTQEPAVGESDDSAQLSLGFGEEEVAWKFEVASSLEAARNLLDKVGTTKELLIDLYLDGADAMSGQVSAIALGVAGESILVCLDNKLQSNYNLPEGDLVQLLEPVLVDESVTKVGYDLKPLAVWCLRVGGFTPQGLFDTALAGYLCNPSQSSKQLEDLVMQYFDEYVPPLTELTGTGARAKAFADLDPSQLAEFALRRLKHLTLLQERLTDQLTQDDLLELFAQLETPLISVLAKMEWRGVRVNTEELKFISAEFGQRVEQLTEEIYQLAGEEFNINSPKQLGQILFDKLGLPVLKKTKSGPSTSAEVLEQLAEENEIVAKILDYRQLVKLKSTYVDALGPLVNPRTGRIHTSFNQMVTATGRLSSTNPNLQNIPVRTEEGRRIRAAFTPGGDDLVILSADYSQIELRVLAHMSGDDSLIDAFINGQDIHTRTAAEVFGLELDEVTPREREAAKAINFGIVYGISSFGLAKGTGLSRQEAQRYIDSYFDRYPGVKHYLDWTVAEARAKGYVTTLFNRRRYLPDITSRNWARRSFAERTAMNTPIQGSAADIIKMAMLAVDEKLDSQGLEARLLLQVHDELVLEVPCQQVEATASLIKETMESVVQLSVPLQVDVKVGANWRDTKPLKG
- a CDS encoding S-layer homology domain-containing protein, which produces MKTKQLLMIALGITVILVGSALGAMAADLTDIAQSWAKPQIEDLVHDEIISGYPDKAFRPDNTVTRGEFAKLLTKAYDLEAKESRTFPDTKGHWAKYYVDAVTSNDLTAGYTDGTFRPDVAITRAEMVSMVTKTLEQEGKLEGLDLSETPEFSDVTPEFWAAEDILAAEKLGLLPEHFFPEFKPNAKATRAETAYVIAEGREVEAPATEQAQLDRGQVNLIDSVTDAAVELTQELFTPTQIQAVLSGDWGKVAQGLQYSAYDRLTAMQLAPWEAEAVLSRDWASLASSAKDRLASAVGEVADLSPELSTALVNMDWQAVQEYGQVEITQKLLAGILL